One window of Sphingobacteriales bacterium genomic DNA carries:
- a CDS encoding NAD(P)/FAD-dependent oxidoreductase, with the protein MSNKFQQLNYPTIVVIGGGFAGLQIAKRLNNQPYKVLVLDKNNFHTFQPLLYQVATGGLGSDAIAYPLRKIIGPMRNVAFRMATVIGINAAKNEVITNVGNFGYDYLIIATGAATNFFGKPNVEKYAMSLKEISESLDLRSNILQEFERVLLTKTITNVQPTLNFVIVGGGPTGVELAGAIAEIKNNVIPYDFTELDTDLIHIYLIEAAPRLLSAMPEKLSETANHDLRKMGVQTMLNTIVTDYDGQTLYLNNGDSIQTGTVVWAAGVKGNTVDGLKTAKIVKGNRFKTDEFFLVEGYSNIYAIGDAGAIISEEYPNGHPMMASVAVQQGVHISKNFICLARKKPLLPFVYREKGTMATIGRNKAVVHTKLMDMKGIFAWLVWMFVHLMLLVGFRNRFITLLNWAWSYFSYKGAIRLIIRPFTTKYQLTKRSAHNEYTSKTTLIEL; encoded by the coding sequence ATGTCAAACAAATTTCAACAACTCAATTATCCGACCATAGTTGTAATAGGTGGCGGATTTGCAGGATTACAAATTGCAAAACGCCTGAATAATCAGCCTTACAAAGTATTGGTATTAGACAAGAATAATTTTCACACATTTCAACCGCTGTTATATCAGGTAGCTACCGGAGGACTTGGTTCAGATGCTATTGCTTATCCACTTAGAAAAATAATAGGGCCAATGCGCAATGTGGCCTTTAGAATGGCAACTGTAATTGGAATCAATGCTGCCAAAAATGAAGTGATAACCAATGTAGGTAATTTTGGTTATGATTATCTGATTATTGCAACCGGTGCAGCGACCAATTTTTTCGGCAAACCCAATGTCGAAAAATATGCCATGTCGCTGAAAGAAATTTCTGAGTCCTTAGACCTGAGAAGTAACATCCTTCAGGAATTTGAACGGGTCCTCCTGACTAAAACCATTACCAATGTTCAACCGACATTAAATTTTGTAATAGTTGGAGGTGGTCCGACAGGAGTTGAACTGGCAGGGGCTATAGCAGAAATTAAAAACAATGTAATTCCTTATGATTTTACAGAGTTAGATACCGATTTAATTCATATTTACCTGATTGAAGCTGCTCCCAGATTGCTTTCGGCAATGCCTGAGAAACTTTCTGAGACAGCGAATCACGACCTGCGTAAAATGGGGGTTCAAACAATGCTGAACACCATTGTTACTGATTACGATGGTCAAACCCTGTATTTGAATAATGGAGATAGTATCCAGACCGGAACAGTAGTATGGGCTGCCGGAGTAAAGGGCAATACCGTTGATGGGTTGAAGACTGCTAAAATTGTAAAAGGTAATCGTTTTAAAACGGATGAGTTTTTTTTAGTAGAAGGTTATTCCAATATTTATGCAATTGGTGATGCCGGAGCTATAATTTCAGAAGAATATCCAAACGGACATCCAATGATGGCATCAGTAGCAGTTCAGCAAGGAGTTCATATCAGCAAAAACTTTATCTGCCTCGCGAGAAAAAAACCATTGTTGCCATTTGTTTATCGCGAAAAGGGAACAATGGCCACGATTGGTAGAAACAAGGCAGTTGTTCATACAAAACTGATGGACATGAAAGGCATATTTGCATGGTTGGTCTGGATGTTTGTTCACCTGATGTTATTGGTCGGATTTAGAAACCGGTTCATTACCCTGTTAAATTGGGCATGGAGCTACTTTTCATACAAAGGTGCAATCAGGTTAATCATTCGTCCGTTTACTACAAAATATCAACTGACAAAAAGATCGGCACATAACGAATATACATCCAAAACTACACTTATTGAACTTTAG